Proteins co-encoded in one Bremerella sp. TYQ1 genomic window:
- a CDS encoding flagellar biosynthesis anti-sigma factor FlgM, which translates to MHINGPTAVHPAQSIRGPHHAPQAPAVDNRAQFDTVDELDISHEADFASQVKDIPDIRADRVAQIKAQIADGTYLSDDKLDLALERLLDEIG; encoded by the coding sequence ATGCATATTAATGGCCCAACCGCAGTTCACCCGGCACAGTCCATCCGAGGTCCGCACCATGCACCGCAGGCCCCGGCCGTCGATAATCGCGCCCAATTTGATACCGTAGATGAGCTCGATATTTCGCACGAAGCCGACTTTGCCAGCCAAGTGAAAGACATCCCAGACATTCGCGCCGATCGCGTTGCCCAAATCAAGGCTCAGATCGCCGACGGAACGTACTTGTCGGACGACAAGCTCGATCTGGCACTGGAACGTCTGTTGGACGAAATCGGCTAA
- a CDS encoding ribosomal protein L7/L12 codes for MSEEKPSLDAIKQYLRQGQKIQAIKALREESGIGLKEAKDQVDAIQAKMIADGESLPKASGCAGVLILFAAGLGTVGAWMLT; via the coding sequence ATGTCCGAAGAAAAACCTTCGCTCGATGCCATCAAGCAGTACCTTCGCCAAGGGCAAAAGATCCAAGCAATTAAGGCTCTGCGTGAAGAAAGCGGCATCGGCTTAAAGGAAGCCAAAGATCAAGTCGACGCGATTCAGGCCAAAATGATTGCAGACGGAGAATCCCTGCCGAAAGCCAGTGGCTGCGCCGGCGTGCTCATCCTGTTTGCAGCCGGCCTCGGTACAGTCGGCGCATGGATGCTGACGTAA
- a CDS encoding sigma-70 family RNA polymerase sigma factor: MATSSSDNTTKQTRFAEVYITNQERLRGYVYSLVANWNDAEEVFQRTSLCLWRKWEQFDQDRDFLPWAFGIARIEAKRFLSERSRQQKMLSDSAMDALDVAIIENSEALDERLAALEHCVKKLPAQQRSMLWTSYKTSISIEQVGELFGLSANAVYKRLRKIREQLHRCIDVRLSSWGEGL; encoded by the coding sequence ATGGCCACATCTTCTAGCGACAACACTACGAAACAGACCCGCTTCGCTGAGGTGTACATCACCAACCAAGAGCGACTGCGAGGTTACGTTTACTCGCTAGTGGCGAATTGGAACGACGCCGAGGAAGTTTTCCAACGTACGAGCCTCTGCTTATGGCGGAAATGGGAGCAATTTGATCAAGACCGAGACTTCCTGCCCTGGGCATTCGGTATCGCTCGAATCGAGGCGAAGCGATTTTTGTCCGAACGAAGCCGCCAGCAAAAAATGCTTAGCGACTCCGCCATGGACGCCCTGGACGTTGCCATTATTGAAAACTCGGAAGCCTTAGACGAACGCCTCGCAGCGCTCGAACATTGCGTCAAAAAGCTCCCTGCACAGCAACGCTCGATGTTGTGGACATCCTACAAGACTTCGATCTCGATCGAACAAGTCGGCGAACTGTTCGGGCTGTCTGCGAATGCCGTTTACAAACGACTTCGCAAGATTCGCGAGCAACTGCATCGCTGCATCGACGTACGACTCTCAAGCTGGGGAGAAGGCCTATGA
- a CDS encoding FecR family protein — MNSSPKKIVGQMIDDPKILKLVDLCLSDQASPEQWQELSQLIVERKDVCEYYAAQAVTGARLAWISKIDEESEREILERIEKDDLLAAIEEPSATQFSYRRVTLTVGAFCAAMLILFGGLAVSLLYQNHSLPKSNVASSGPVPPTIVVANVPGHSKPLEIYGDDVLDLPEGIFDATTASGMTVQFSGPLKLRVDQPLSWRLIYGKLIAEVNSISNGFTVHTPHASVVDLGTKFGVAFGEDGQTKVLVYEGNVSVTSGTVARKLVSGEGLSIASIGNFQKLDPVSAEQFLIPSGIPTSIIADVQHNSVNDAQPFSIVRGGFREGAPAYVDRVHQWSGVDAGGIPKWMADQDYVQFPNDWKFDSDWNRRSDLEIRVQFSGPVVAYLLMDERLEEPDWLTQRFTKTSITIGLDKGSHEDPRTGSNYKLPQEKGPGRSIDVSLRVWRIVLPDGGELQLGPLGQRNSDWVVPGLVARPL, encoded by the coding sequence ATGAATTCCTCGCCTAAAAAGATCGTTGGCCAGATGATTGACGATCCGAAAATCTTAAAGCTTGTCGATCTTTGCCTCAGCGATCAAGCCTCGCCAGAACAGTGGCAGGAACTCAGCCAGCTGATTGTCGAACGCAAAGACGTCTGCGAGTACTACGCCGCCCAGGCCGTCACTGGAGCACGCCTGGCATGGATCAGCAAGATCGACGAAGAGAGTGAACGAGAAATCCTGGAACGGATCGAGAAGGACGACTTGCTCGCTGCCATCGAGGAGCCTTCCGCCACTCAGTTTTCTTATCGTCGTGTGACCCTGACTGTCGGTGCATTTTGTGCTGCCATGTTGATCTTGTTTGGCGGACTAGCCGTTTCGCTGCTCTACCAAAACCACTCCCTTCCCAAGTCCAATGTTGCTTCGAGTGGCCCCGTCCCTCCGACGATCGTTGTCGCCAACGTTCCGGGACACTCTAAACCACTTGAGATCTACGGCGACGATGTGCTTGATTTGCCGGAAGGTATTTTCGATGCCACGACCGCGTCAGGCATGACCGTCCAGTTTTCTGGTCCCCTGAAACTTCGCGTTGACCAGCCCCTTTCCTGGCGACTCATCTACGGAAAATTGATTGCCGAGGTCAATTCCATATCAAACGGCTTCACTGTTCATACACCACACGCAAGCGTAGTCGATCTCGGTACAAAATTTGGAGTGGCGTTCGGCGAAGATGGCCAAACGAAAGTTTTGGTCTATGAAGGAAACGTGTCCGTCACGTCTGGAACCGTCGCTCGAAAATTGGTCAGTGGCGAAGGTCTTTCGATCGCAAGTATCGGCAACTTTCAGAAGCTCGATCCTGTCAGCGCGGAACAGTTCCTGATTCCCAGCGGAATTCCTACTTCGATCATCGCCGACGTTCAGCATAACTCGGTTAACGATGCTCAACCATTTTCCATTGTCCGCGGTGGTTTCCGTGAAGGAGCGCCTGCTTATGTCGATCGTGTTCACCAATGGAGTGGAGTCGATGCTGGCGGCATTCCGAAATGGATGGCCGATCAAGACTACGTTCAGTTTCCCAACGACTGGAAATTCGATAGCGATTGGAATCGCCGCAGCGACTTGGAAATTCGTGTGCAATTTAGTGGGCCGGTGGTCGCCTATCTATTAATGGACGAGCGATTGGAAGAGCCAGATTGGCTGACTCAACGCTTCACGAAAACAAGCATTACGATCGGACTCGACAAGGGTTCGCATGAAGACCCTCGCACAGGCTCCAACTACAAACTTCCGCAGGAGAAAGGGCCTGGACGATCAATCGATGTCTCTCTTCGCGTTTGGCGAATCGTATTGCCAGACGGAGGCGAACTACAACTCGGCCCTTTGGGTCAGCGAAACAGCGACTGGGTTGTCCCTGGTCTCGTCGCTCGACCACTTTAA
- a CDS encoding DUF1559 domain-containing protein — protein sequence MNITRRKGFTLVELLVVIAIIGVLIALLLPAVQQAREAARRMQCTNHLKQIGLALHNYHDTFGAFPAISYDHEVNGGDETRHSSWSWGTLILPQMEQGSAYDILAPSSPDRLHEAVNKPEKLAVLQTPLSTWRCPSDTGPDLNTHFGINNGSGNQSQDVQIATANYLGVNSQGNIDRQRFHNGVFCPGTDVQSNARRVVSMRHIVDGTSNTAMVGERAWMMQGVELGAGLVFGHTGNEDITNSHNYEDGFIQVVGGGKTHINTIDTCGSSCNDVDGRQGFSSLHPGGSQFTFVDGSVHFISENIDDNFGGPTDSTYERLLNTIDGQPLDLTF from the coding sequence ATGAACATCACTCGCCGCAAGGGATTTACCCTGGTCGAACTGCTGGTCGTGATCGCCATTATTGGCGTCTTGATCGCATTGTTGCTGCCAGCCGTTCAGCAAGCACGTGAAGCAGCTCGCCGAATGCAGTGCACCAATCACTTGAAACAAATTGGGCTCGCGCTGCATAACTATCACGATACGTTCGGTGCGTTTCCCGCAATCAGCTACGACCATGAAGTCAACGGCGGAGACGAAACACGACACTCTAGCTGGAGCTGGGGAACGTTGATTCTGCCGCAAATGGAGCAAGGATCTGCCTACGACATTCTCGCACCGAGCAGCCCCGATCGTCTGCATGAGGCAGTCAACAAGCCTGAAAAGCTGGCCGTTTTGCAAACTCCACTTTCCACATGGCGTTGCCCGTCCGATACCGGTCCCGACTTAAACACGCACTTTGGGATCAACAATGGTTCCGGGAACCAGTCGCAAGACGTTCAAATCGCTACCGCCAATTACCTGGGCGTTAACTCGCAAGGGAACATTGATCGCCAGCGTTTTCACAACGGCGTGTTCTGCCCAGGTACCGACGTCCAAAGCAATGCTCGTCGCGTAGTCTCGATGCGGCACATCGTCGATGGAACGAGCAATACAGCTATGGTGGGTGAACGTGCTTGGATGATGCAAGGTGTCGAACTGGGCGCTGGGCTTGTATTCGGACATACCGGTAACGAAGACATCACCAACAGCCACAACTACGAAGATGGTTTTATCCAGGTCGTCGGCGGCGGTAAGACGCACATCAACACGATCGATACATGTGGCTCGTCATGCAACGACGTTGATGGTCGCCAAGGTTTCTCGAGCCTGCACCCCGGCGGAAGTCAGTTTACGTTCGTTGATGGTTCCGTCCATTTCATCAGCGAAAACATCGATGACAACTTCGGTGGCCCCACCGATTCCACCTACGAGCGTCTGCTGAACACCATCGACGGTCAACCTTTGGATTTGACCTTCTAA
- a CDS encoding carboxypeptidase-like regulatory domain-containing protein, which produces MSRIHTFFPLFAVLLLIGCSGSGIPPVGEVHGQITLNGEPVPNCHVMFEPIAGGRSSSAMTDDSGRYVLKYKGDADGALLGKHRVRLITSRDPSRDDNGRITDPGVKEKLPKEYNSETTQQVEVVDGDNPIDFVIQTS; this is translated from the coding sequence ATGTCTCGCATTCACACATTCTTTCCCCTGTTCGCGGTGCTGCTGCTGATCGGCTGTAGTGGATCAGGGATTCCTCCTGTTGGTGAAGTCCACGGTCAAATCACGCTCAATGGCGAGCCGGTACCCAACTGTCACGTCATGTTCGAGCCGATCGCCGGAGGCCGTAGCTCTTCCGCAATGACCGATGATTCCGGCCGCTACGTTTTGAAATATAAGGGAGACGCAGATGGTGCGTTGTTGGGGAAACATCGCGTCCGTCTAATCACTTCACGTGATCCCAGCCGGGACGATAACGGCCGAATCACCGATCCTGGCGTCAAAGAAAAACTTCCCAAGGAATACAACTCAGAAACCACACAGCAGGTCGAAGTCGTCGATGGGGACAACCCGATCGACTTCGTTATTCAAACCAGTTGA
- a CDS encoding endonuclease/exonuclease/phosphatase family protein, with the protein MPARIIVAALLFCFLLFGSETNAWAGEPAALRVMTWNIWHGGREDGEKLGVDRVVEVIRQSKANVIAMQETYGSGERIAKELGYHFHPRGTNVSLLSRYPIVEDISVFEPFKCAGAIIELPGKRQIAFYSIWLPYGAEIWAKGTRDASDKSSMLKACQPSCDDLSAMWKLIEQRLADSKYAGIPIVIAGDFNSMSHLDYIASAKDDYEIVVDWPTSHVLADEGFRDAWREVRPEVNRNLDATWTPRFPEQEQDRIDYIYYRGDALQATDVERINTHTDKFPSDHAAVVAQFALLKPDPPKQRLRTVSYNIRHGAGTSGKVDLEMTAALLRNLSPDIVGLQEVDNGTSRSGNTAQAQQLGKLLGMHAAFGKFMDLQGGEYGMGLLSRHPIKSVQEVKLPKGHEPRVALAVEIALPSGEIITAVNVHFDWVDDDTYRFAQAEHLAKYLQELKTPYILLGDFNDIRTSRTLKLLSENTIEAKKPTSRFRTWPSDKPEVEIDFIFASPIDRWNAPLCRVLEAPTTSDHCPVFSVLELSQP; encoded by the coding sequence ATGCCCGCAAGAATTATTGTTGCCGCGTTACTATTTTGCTTCCTCTTGTTCGGTAGTGAAACCAACGCATGGGCCGGTGAACCTGCTGCGCTTCGCGTGATGACGTGGAACATTTGGCATGGAGGCCGCGAAGATGGCGAAAAGCTCGGCGTGGATCGAGTCGTTGAAGTTATTCGGCAAAGCAAAGCCAATGTTATTGCGATGCAGGAAACGTACGGCTCCGGCGAACGTATCGCAAAAGAGCTTGGCTATCACTTTCATCCACGCGGCACAAACGTTTCTCTACTGAGTCGCTATCCAATCGTGGAAGACATCTCGGTATTCGAGCCGTTCAAGTGTGCAGGGGCTATTATTGAACTGCCTGGCAAACGGCAAATTGCCTTTTATTCGATATGGCTTCCCTACGGTGCCGAAATATGGGCTAAAGGAACCCGTGATGCGAGCGACAAGTCAAGCATGCTTAAAGCGTGTCAGCCATCGTGTGATGATCTGTCCGCGATGTGGAAACTTATCGAGCAACGTTTGGCCGATTCGAAGTATGCAGGTATTCCTATCGTCATCGCCGGTGACTTTAACAGCATGTCGCACCTCGACTATATCGCTTCCGCGAAGGACGACTACGAAATAGTTGTCGACTGGCCCACCAGCCATGTCTTAGCAGACGAGGGCTTCCGCGACGCTTGGCGAGAAGTTCGTCCTGAAGTAAACCGCAATCTCGATGCGACTTGGACGCCGCGATTCCCTGAACAAGAACAAGACCGGATCGATTATATCTACTACCGAGGCGACGCTCTCCAAGCCACTGATGTCGAACGGATCAATACTCACACGGACAAGTTCCCCTCGGATCACGCGGCAGTTGTTGCTCAGTTTGCCCTGCTAAAACCGGATCCACCAAAGCAGCGTCTGCGAACGGTAAGCTACAACATTCGCCATGGCGCCGGGACAAGTGGCAAAGTCGATCTGGAAATGACTGCCGCTCTACTGCGGAATCTTTCCCCTGATATCGTCGGCCTGCAAGAGGTCGACAACGGAACATCACGCAGCGGGAATACCGCTCAGGCCCAACAGCTTGGCAAACTTCTCGGCATGCATGCGGCGTTCGGCAAATTCATGGATCTGCAAGGGGGCGAATATGGTATGGGGCTACTCTCACGGCATCCGATCAAATCGGTGCAGGAAGTTAAGTTGCCCAAAGGACACGAGCCGCGTGTCGCGTTGGCAGTCGAAATCGCCCTTCCTTCCGGGGAAATTATCACCGCAGTCAATGTCCACTTTGATTGGGTCGATGACGATACGTATCGTTTTGCTCAAGCCGAACATTTGGCGAAGTATTTACAAGAATTAAAAACGCCCTACATCCTGCTCGGTGACTTTAACGACATCCGTACGTCCCGCACGCTTAAGCTACTTTCAGAAAATACGATTGAAGCGAAAAAGCCCACAAGCCGCTTCCGAACATGGCCGTCGGATAAACCGGAAGTCGAAATCGACTTTATCTTTGCCTCACCAATCGACCGCTGGAATGCCCCGCTTTGCCGCGTCTTGGAAGCTCCCACGACATCTGATCATTGTCCGGTCTTTAGCGTGCTGGAGTTAAGCCAACCGTAG